A section of the Sphaerodactylus townsendi isolate TG3544 linkage group LG11, MPM_Stown_v2.3, whole genome shotgun sequence genome encodes:
- the LOC125441170 gene encoding zinc finger protein 783-like: protein MECEAESRPLLPFHLPSNHKRAATREMQVQTSEAPVWAAVAAIQAVDQTVDTHTMRLLHLEGRMGSAEKKLTGCKRTVVETEKRLESTWASLGVLVEKFGQLQRRLENVENLLKNRNFWILRLPPGTKGETPKVPITFDDISVHFNEQEWGELDELQKDLYKTVMKSNFETLVSLDYAVAKPEILSRMDQGQEAWEHGRGVSWGDSAHLDFGTDSPVALVDVSSWLQQEVEEPPGGNAEPAEKAREVSGGSHTASALAMVDTSLPLKEELQEVHFDRGPCRGGDLSRSSSLEYGAIAAEDRPVPGPQGSPHAQEPLFLGEGPSTGTAPFLPWAAAAAADMGHTLHEHHRGRFYGMMQEILSTKREDNNSYINRDRYRTLIEEVKEAKRLRSKKGKHYRRLRRFNVLNVGEEEKLVVPVSPGHMEAVFFVQYEDLFDILHEAHMTIGHGGRTRMLKELSRKYKNVTAEAVMTYLKLCELCQKKQSAPKKGLTARPALRSEMDSDCPFDIIYM, encoded by the exons ATGGAGTGTGAGGCAGAATCTAGGCCTCTTCtgcctttccacctcccttcaaATCACAAGCGGGCAGCTACCCGGGAGATGCAAGTTCAGACATCGGAGGCGCCCGTGTGGGCTGCAGTGGCCGCGATCCAGGCCGTGGACCAGACGGTGGATACCCACACCATGCGCTTGCTGCACCTGGAGGGCAGGATGGGCTCAGCCGAGAAAAAGCTGACCGGCTGTAAAAGGACCGTGGTGGAAACGGAAAAGCGGCTGGAGAGCACGTGGGCCTCCTTGGGAGTTTTAGTGGAGAAGTTTGGGCAGCTGCAGAGGAGGCTGGAGAACGTGGAGAACCTTCTCAAGAACCGGAACTTCTGGATCCTGAGGCTCCCCCCAGGCACCAAAGGAGAAACCCCCAAG GTGCCAATCACCTTTGATGACATCTCCGTCCACTTCAACGAGCAGGAGTGGGGTGAACTGGATGAATTGCAGAAGGATCTTTACAAGACGGTCATGAAGAGCAACTTTGAGACTTTGGTCTCACTGG ACTACGCTGTGGCCAAGCCCGAAATCCTATCCCGGATGGATCAGGGGCAGGAGGCGTGGGAGCACGGCCGTGGAGTTTCGTGGGGGGACAGCGCCCACCTGGACTTTGGCACAG ACTCCCCAGTTGCTCTGGTGGACGTTTCTTCGTGGCTTCAGCAAGAGGTGGAGGAACCACCAGGTGGGAATGCTGAGCCAGCTGAGAAGGCGAGAGAGGTCAGCGGTGGCTCTCACACAG CCTCTGCTCTTGCAATGGTGGACACTTCCTTGCCATTGAAGGAGGAGCTGCAAGAGGTGCACTTTGACCGAGGACCCTGCAGGGGAGGAGATCTCAGCCGTAGCTCCAGCCTGG AATATGGAGCCATCGCGGCGGAAGACAGGCCTGTCCCTGGACCGCAAGGAAGCCCACACGCCCAGGAGCCGCTGTTCCTTGGTGAAGGTCCCAGCACTG GTACGGCCCCCTTTCTgccatgggctgctgctgctgccgccgacATGGGACACACGCTGCACGAACATCACCGAGGACGTTTCTACGGAATGATGCAGGAGATCCTGTCTACAAAACGCGAGGACAACAACAGCTACATTAACCGTGACCGGTACAGGACGTTGATTGAAGAAGTCAAAGAGGCCAAAAGGCTTCGCAGCAAGAAAGGCAAGCACTACCGGCGCCTCAGGCGCTTCAACGTCCTGAACGTCGGGGAGGAAGAGAAGCTGGTGGTGCCCGTCTCTCCGGGGCACATGGAGGCCGTGTTCTTTGTTCAGTATGAGGATCTGTTTGATATTCTCCATGAGGCACATATGACCATTGGCCACGGGGGCCGAACCAGGATGCTGAAAGAACTTAGCCGTAAGTATAAAAACGTCACTGCTGAAGCTGTAATGACTTACCTGAAGCTCTgcgaactttgtcaaaaaaagcAGAGCGCACCCAAGAAAGGTTTAACTGCAAGACCGGCGTTGCGCAGTGAAATGGATTCTGACTGTCCATTTGATATCATTTATATGTGA